The nucleotide window TTGTACCAGCAGACCCGTCAACAGCTTCACGAGCTGGAGGCCAGCCAGGAGCGCCTTATGGCGGCGGCGCGCTCCACGGCCGCCCAGAGCCTGGCCAGCGGCATCGCCGGCGAAATCAACAACGCCCTCACCAGCATCCGCGGCAGTGCCCAGATGATCCTGCGGGAAAAGGGCATCAACCCGGCCATCGAAAGCGATGCCCTGCGCATCCTGGAAGGATGCGAGCGGGTCGCCCGCCTGGCCGAATCGCTCACCAGCATGATGGCCCAGCCGGAAGGCCGGCGCGCCCCGCATAACGTCAACCGCGTCATCCAGAACTGCCTGGAGCGCCTCAAGCAGTCCACCGAGGCCCTGGGCATCGCCGTCATCACCAACCTGGCGCCGCGCCTTCCCACGGTCTCCATCGAAGGGGACGCCCTGGAACAAGCGATCATGAACGTCCTCATTAATGCGGTGGAAGCCATGCCGAACGGCGGCGAACTGCGCATCACTACCGGCATGGAAGGGGAAAACGTTTTCATTTCCATTAAGGATACCGGCGAGGGCATCCCCCAGGAAAACCTCTCCCGCATCTTCGACCCTGACTTCACCACCCGGCGGGATCGGGGTCGCGTGCGCGGGTTGGGGTTAGGGCTGTTCGTGACGCAGAACATCGTGCAATCACGCGGCGGCACCATCGGCGTGCGCAGTGAGGTAGGCAAGGGGAGCACCTTCACCATCCGCCTGCCGGCCACCCGCCCCAGCGAGGGCACGCCCGGCACCGAGTTCCTGCTCTGGTCCGAAGCCAGCGAGGAAGACCTCATCCGCTGTGCCGGCCTGGTCCTGAACCCGCGCACCCGCCAGGTCGCGGTCGGGCGGGGACGCATCGAAGGCCTGACCAAGATGGAAGCGCGCCTGCTGGAGGTCTTCATGCGCCACCCCAACAAGGTGCTCAAGCGCGCCTTCCTGATGAAAGAGGTGTGGGAAACGGACTACATCGGCGATACGCGCACCCTGGATGTCCATGTGCACTGGCTGCGCCAGAAAATCGAAGAGGACCCGTCGCGCCCGCGCCTTCTGCGCACCATTCGCGGCATCGGCTACCGCTTCGGGCTGGGGCCGGCCGAGGACGAATCGCTGTTCGATGATTGAACGCACCAACAGTGTAACCGCTTAAGGGAAAGTGACCCATGCAAATCGGACAGATCACCCTGGCACACCTGGACCAGGAGGTGGAGATCGCCGGCGTGATCACCGGCATCTGGGACCTCTCCAAGGGCAGGAAATACCATGTCTATGACCAGACCGGCATCCTGCCCGTGATCGTCTGGGATAACCTCCTCGAACAGCATCCCGACATTCACCGCCTTCTGACCGGCGCGATGGCACGGTTCCGCGGGCGCATCAAGGAATACAAAGGAGAACTGCGCCTGATCCC belongs to Anaerolineae bacterium and includes:
- a CDS encoding winged helix-turn-helix domain-containing protein, translated to MARSRRHLLLVEDTPQHQELMLKTLTTTHPEWSIDAFETGEDALAAARHTFYDAGILDFTLPGITGLEVGAQLRALVPDMPLVLVTARGSEKVAAQALRTGFAEYLIKEGDYLELLPLAVARAIETVEAAREREQMRKDLLRRTEELSALNAVSTAVVSSLSLQEILAEALGRTIAVLGAEAGAIYVVDAARRRASIGAQQGIDSTTLALLERWVPSRTGIRRLMEDRRTITTLADIVRLESVEEFSSEELAELETFVATPLKASGVLMGVLCARPRPERPFTAAERALLAALGRPIGMAMANAQLYQQTRQQLHELEASQERLMAAARSTAAQSLASGIAGEINNALTSIRGSAQMILREKGINPAIESDALRILEGCERVARLAESLTSMMAQPEGRRAPHNVNRVIQNCLERLKQSTEALGIAVITNLAPRLPTVSIEGDALEQAIMNVLINAVEAMPNGGELRITTGMEGENVFISIKDTGEGIPQENLSRIFDPDFTTRRDRGRVRGLGLGLFVTQNIVQSRGGTIGVRSEVGKGSTFTIRLPATRPSEGTPGTEFLLWSEASEEDLIRCAGLVLNPRTRQVAVGRGRIEGLTKMEARLLEVFMRHPNKVLKRAFLMKEVWETDYIGDTRTLDVHVHWLRQKIEEDPSRPRLLRTIRGIGYRFGLGPAEDESLFDD